From one Gracilibacillus salinarum genomic stretch:
- a CDS encoding GGDEF domain-containing protein, whose protein sequence is MLSYKLELLSLLIVMLLIVIIVQFITLYQYKKMAFKDFNSELPNTHALHKFVRRRNKKEMSILYIDLNNFKRINDQFGHYVGDQVVYQLGNRMMTFKKSRQGFFRIGGDEFIFMTDYISKEDTVMLAEALLHHIAKPIRIENEDVTIYVSGSIGISSGILKNNDSLLFKQADHALYRSKKRPNNKVLYFDE, encoded by the coding sequence GTGTTGAGTTATAAATTGGAATTATTGTCACTTCTCATCGTCATGTTATTGATTGTCATCATTGTTCAATTCATTACATTGTATCAATATAAGAAAATGGCCTTCAAAGATTTTAATTCGGAATTACCAAACACTCATGCTTTACATAAATTTGTACGTAGAAGGAACAAGAAGGAAATGAGTATTCTCTACATTGATCTAAACAATTTCAAACGGATTAATGATCAATTCGGTCATTATGTCGGTGATCAAGTAGTGTATCAACTTGGTAATAGAATGATGACATTCAAGAAATCTCGTCAAGGTTTCTTTCGTATTGGTGGAGATGAATTTATTTTTATGACAGATTACATAAGTAAGGAAGATACTGTCATGTTAGCAGAAGCTTTACTGCATCATATTGCTAAACCAATAAGGATAGAGAATGAGGATGTCACTATCTATGTATCAGGAAGCATTGGAATAAGTTCTGGAATTCTAAAAAATAATGACAGTCTCTTATTTAAACAAGCAGATCACGCATTATATCGTTCTAAAAAACGTCCTAATAATAAAGTTCTATACTTTGATGAGTAA
- a CDS encoding response regulator, translating to MNVGLFDDEILAIDFLVHQLEKLENIHVLFTSTQPFLDEKKKMLNDIDIIFLDIEMPEISGLELAEKILAYNPSIHIVFVTAFDQYAIKAFELHALDYLLKPVSLDRLKNTVQRVTFTPFEAKDNNSIHPLHLHVLGDLSFQFEDKSEPENIKWRTAKSKELFLYLLHHEGSVVLKSKIVDTLWHHLDVEKAFSHLYVTIYHIRQALQSSYKNIKIVNTEDGYQLKLHHVLLDKNEWKHQLFDTASLAKADLEEQERIMHLYKGSYLESHDYIWVEGERFELEEIWLHHAQLIADAFNQTKHHEKAIHWYTAILKKRPEDERAAFALMKIYASLHYRMLVNHQYKQLQRNLAELDLTIDPQIEAWYKNWR from the coding sequence ATGAATGTTGGTTTATTTGATGATGAAATATTAGCCATAGATTTTCTTGTTCATCAACTAGAAAAATTAGAGAATATCCATGTCCTCTTCACTTCTACCCAACCATTTCTTGATGAAAAGAAAAAAATGTTAAATGATATTGATATTATCTTTCTAGACATAGAAATGCCAGAAATCAGCGGGCTAGAGCTAGCGGAAAAAATTCTTGCATACAACCCTTCCATACACATTGTATTTGTAACAGCGTTTGATCAATATGCTATTAAAGCATTTGAATTACACGCCTTAGATTATTTACTTAAACCCGTTTCACTTGATCGTTTAAAAAATACTGTACAACGAGTAACTTTTACCCCGTTCGAAGCAAAGGACAATAACAGTATTCACCCCTTGCACTTACATGTGCTGGGGGACCTGTCTTTTCAATTTGAGGATAAATCAGAGCCAGAGAATATTAAATGGCGGACAGCAAAATCAAAGGAATTGTTTTTATATTTGCTGCATCATGAAGGAAGTGTAGTATTAAAATCAAAAATAGTCGACACGCTCTGGCATCATCTTGATGTAGAAAAGGCTTTTTCACATTTATATGTGACCATTTATCATATTAGACAAGCCTTACAATCCAGCTATAAGAACATAAAAATCGTAAATACAGAGGATGGTTACCAATTAAAGTTACACCATGTTCTTTTAGATAAGAATGAATGGAAACATCAATTATTTGATACAGCCTCACTGGCAAAAGCAGATTTAGAAGAACAAGAAAGAATCATGCACTTGTATAAAGGTAGTTATTTAGAGAGTCATGATTATATCTGGGTCGAAGGGGAAAGATTTGAACTTGAAGAAATTTGGCTGCATCATGCACAATTAATTGCAGATGCCTTCAATCAAACAAAACATCACGAAAAGGCTATTCATTGGTATACTGCTATCCTAAAAAAGAGACCTGAGGACGAAAGAGCCGCTTTTGCTTTAATGAAAATATATGCTTCCTTACACTACCGAATGTTAGTAAATCATCAATATAAGCAGTTGCAAAGAAACTTAGCCGAATTAGATTTAACGATAGATCCACAAATTGAAGCATGGTATAAGAATTGGAGGTAA